In uncultured Trichococcus sp., one DNA window encodes the following:
- a CDS encoding MgtC/SapB family protein: protein MYAISTLEITMRLLAAVFVGGIIGYEREENRQAAGLRTNIIVSVSACLITLIQLEIGYYSLNLAIANPDVASSITVDFTRIIAQIVSGIGFLGAGTILITKRDTVTGLTSAATIWTVAGLGIAVGMGYYFLSFIGCLILYIVLHIIKKIRTSIGGLHVEIRYRHQDLKKAIELFLSENNIETSDMKFLIENPETEQPNYIVIYGIDLPHYYKKKDLVNDLMSMSKDITKVTFDQ from the coding sequence GTGTATGCGATCAGCACATTGGAAATAACGATGCGCTTGCTTGCGGCGGTATTTGTCGGTGGCATCATCGGCTATGAACGCGAAGAGAATCGCCAAGCGGCAGGTCTGCGGACGAACATCATCGTTTCCGTTTCCGCCTGCCTCATCACCTTGATCCAGCTCGAAATTGGTTATTACAGCCTGAACCTGGCGATCGCCAATCCGGATGTGGCCTCCAGCATCACGGTCGACTTCACCCGCATCATCGCCCAGATCGTCAGCGGAATCGGGTTTCTGGGCGCCGGAACGATCCTCATCACCAAACGGGACACGGTCACTGGCCTGACATCGGCAGCAACAATCTGGACGGTCGCCGGCCTCGGGATTGCCGTCGGGATGGGTTATTATTTTCTTTCTTTCATCGGCTGTCTGATCCTATACATCGTTCTGCACATCATCAAAAAAATCAGGACTTCCATAGGCGGTCTGCATGTGGAGATCCGATACCGCCATCAGGACTTGAAAAAAGCGATCGAATTGTTCCTTTCCGAAAACAACATCGAGACTTCGGACATGAAGTTTTTGATCGAGAATCCGGAAACCGAGCAGCCGAACTACATCGTCATCTACGGGATCGATTTGCCGCATTACTACAAGAAAAAGGATCTGGTGAACGATCTGATGAGCATGAGCAAGGACATCACGAAAGTAACCTTCGACCAATAG
- the rpiA gene encoding ribose-5-phosphate isomerase RpiA, which yields MELKELVGLKAAEYIKDGMTVGLGTGSTAYYFVKEIGRRVSEEGLNITGVTTSIQTKELAESLGIPLKSVDEVSCIDITVDGADEISEDFQGIKGGGGALLFEKIVADNSKKVIWIVDESKMVKHLGAFPLPVEVVCYGSIQLFNKFNERGYNPEFRKTADGDYYLTDEKNNIIDLHLGEILDPKALAEDLIHLTGVVEHGLFLDCVDTVLVGTKDGVKVIEAKR from the coding sequence ATGGAACTAAAAGAACTGGTTGGATTAAAAGCTGCAGAATACATCAAAGACGGCATGACAGTAGGTCTGGGGACAGGCTCGACTGCTTATTATTTTGTCAAGGAAATCGGTAGACGTGTGAGCGAGGAAGGATTGAATATCACTGGGGTGACGACTTCGATCCAAACGAAGGAATTGGCTGAGTCGCTAGGGATTCCGTTAAAGAGTGTCGATGAAGTGAGCTGCATCGACATCACCGTGGACGGAGCCGATGAAATCAGCGAAGATTTCCAAGGGATCAAGGGCGGCGGCGGCGCTTTGCTGTTCGAAAAAATTGTTGCCGACAATTCCAAGAAAGTCATCTGGATCGTCGATGAAAGCAAAATGGTGAAACATCTGGGTGCATTTCCGCTGCCAGTGGAAGTCGTCTGCTACGGATCAATCCAACTGTTCAATAAATTCAACGAAAGAGGCTACAATCCGGAGTTCCGCAAGACGGCAGACGGCGACTATTATTTGACCGATGAGAAGAACAACATCATCGATCTGCATCTTGGAGAAATTTTGGATCCGAAGGCACTTGCCGAGGACCTGATCCATCTGACCGGTGTCGTGGAACATGGTTTGTTCCTTGACTGTGTGGATACCGTTTTGGTCGGTACAAAAGACGGTGTGAAAGTGATCGAAGCGAAAAGATAA
- a CDS encoding AzlC family ABC transporter permease, producing MSKKEWLAGMKAIYPVCFGYIPMGLACGVLLQQAGYHWLAVMLMSLLIYGGAAQFMVASMTVAGAGLLEMVIMIFFINLRHLLMSSSLAQRIREKSTAFGVFFAQTITDESFAVNTLYFKTDGMWNPTKAMAANVTAYSTWILSTGIGAMAGKSIALSPVVMNYILIAMFIFLLISQIENRIVFWTAVFSGIAAVLLMNLLRHNIAIVLTSILASGFGLYLQNKKDDKEGILRG from the coding sequence ATGTCGAAAAAAGAATGGCTGGCTGGGATGAAAGCCATCTATCCGGTTTGTTTCGGCTACATACCGATGGGCTTGGCCTGCGGGGTTCTGCTGCAGCAAGCCGGCTATCATTGGCTGGCGGTCATGCTGATGAGCCTGCTCATCTACGGGGGCGCTGCGCAGTTCATGGTCGCTTCGATGACGGTGGCGGGGGCAGGCTTGTTGGAAATGGTGATCATGATCTTTTTCATCAATCTGAGGCATCTTTTGATGAGTTCCAGCCTGGCCCAACGGATCCGCGAGAAGAGCACGGCTTTCGGCGTGTTCTTTGCGCAGACGATCACCGATGAATCGTTCGCCGTCAACACGCTGTATTTCAAAACCGATGGCATGTGGAATCCGACGAAAGCGATGGCCGCGAATGTGACGGCCTATTCAACTTGGATTTTGAGCACGGGGATTGGCGCGATGGCCGGCAAGAGCATCGCTTTGTCGCCGGTTGTGATGAACTACATCCTGATTGCGATGTTCATCTTCCTGCTCATTTCCCAGATCGAGAACCGCATCGTATTCTGGACAGCGGTATTTTCCGGCATCGCGGCGGTCCTATTAATGAACTTGCTGCGCCATAACATTGCCATCGTCCTGACTTCGATCTTGGCTTCCGGGTTCGGGCTCTATCTGCAGAACAAAAAAGACGATAAGGAGGGGATTTTGCGTGGATGA
- a CDS encoding AzlD domain-containing protein: MDDKALWLILGGGLVTFLPRWLPIVALKNARIPIWFQKWMSFLPVSIFSALIASDIFFWEGNVSLNAMENAKLLPSLVTAAVAYYSKNMILSVIVGIVGISLMVWAL; the protein is encoded by the coding sequence GTGGATGATAAAGCGTTGTGGCTCATTCTTGGGGGCGGATTGGTGACTTTTTTGCCCAGATGGCTCCCGATTGTCGCCCTGAAGAACGCGCGGATTCCGATCTGGTTCCAGAAATGGATGAGCTTTCTGCCGGTTTCCATCTTTTCGGCATTGATCGCTTCGGATATTTTTTTCTGGGAGGGAAATGTTTCCTTGAATGCAATGGAGAATGCCAAACTGTTGCCGTCGCTTGTGACAGCTGCGGTGGCTTATTATTCGAAAAACATGATTCTCTCCGTCATCGTCGGCATCGTAGGGATCAGCCTGATGGTGTGGGCACTTTGA
- the sdaAA gene encoding L-serine ammonia-lyase, iron-sulfur-dependent, subunit alpha: protein MYNKIAELVTAAEESGKRISELMLLQEMAKSHRTRAEIWEQMRNNYHVMKAAVEKGLAGDGVFSPTGLTGGEAVKLRNYRQRGNTLSGDDLLIAVESAIATNEVNASLGIICATPTAGSSGTLPGVMFAIKDKLDLTEEQMVQMLFCASGFGMVIANNAMISGAAGGCQAEVGSASGMAAAAAVEIAGGTPEQASEAMAMAISNLLGLVCDPVAGLVEIPCVKRNAIGAVNALISADMALAGLTNKIPADDVIEAMRKVGKTLPASLRETGLGGLAATREGVRLKMMIFGQELEIKPEWVDDQPPAKADPFE, encoded by the coding sequence TTGTACAATAAGATTGCAGAACTGGTGACCGCCGCGGAGGAAAGCGGCAAACGGATTTCCGAATTGATGCTGCTGCAGGAAATGGCCAAAAGCCATCGGACGCGCGCGGAGATTTGGGAACAGATGCGCAACAATTACCACGTCATGAAAGCCGCAGTCGAAAAAGGCTTGGCAGGCGATGGTGTGTTTTCCCCCACTGGATTGACCGGCGGCGAAGCCGTGAAGTTGCGGAACTACCGGCAGCGCGGCAACACGCTTTCCGGAGACGATCTGCTGATTGCGGTGGAGAGTGCTATCGCCACGAACGAAGTCAACGCTTCCTTGGGCATCATCTGCGCGACACCGACTGCCGGTTCATCGGGGACTTTGCCCGGTGTGATGTTCGCCATCAAGGACAAATTGGATTTGACGGAGGAGCAGATGGTCCAAATGCTGTTCTGTGCCAGCGGTTTCGGCATGGTGATCGCCAACAACGCCATGATCTCCGGGGCTGCCGGAGGTTGCCAAGCCGAAGTCGGCAGCGCATCCGGGATGGCAGCCGCTGCGGCCGTCGAAATTGCGGGCGGCACGCCGGAGCAGGCTTCGGAAGCGATGGCCATGGCCATCAGCAATCTGCTCGGCCTCGTCTGCGATCCGGTTGCCGGACTGGTCGAGATCCCCTGCGTCAAGCGCAATGCGATCGGAGCGGTCAACGCCCTGATCAGCGCCGATATGGCCTTGGCCGGGCTGACGAACAAGATCCCGGCTGACGATGTGATTGAAGCGATGCGCAAAGTCGGGAAAACCCTTCCCGCCTCCCTGCGTGAAACCGGCTTGGGCGGCCTCGCAGCCACCCGTGAAGGCGTCCGCCTGAAAATGATGATCTTCGGTCAGGAACTGGAAATCAAGCCGGAATGGGTGGATGACCAGCCTCCGGCCAAAGCGGATCCGTTCGAATGA
- a CDS encoding serine dehydratase beta chain, whose product MSHTFRSIFDIIGPVMVGPSSSHTAGALALGKAAAQLFEVKPKKVTIHYYESFADTHLGHGTDFAVLGGILGFAADDPMIPQSLKMAESQKIAVTFIEEVGDSPVGHPNTATMVLERDKKKISVTGSSIGGGSIVLNQVDIDNFSMRLDAHLPLYFIHQNTLQYHLFSEAEWQNYFAFKGYPLIDIRIFREKDTEWVVLYLDTVPTKEMIYEINELPFIEKAILIS is encoded by the coding sequence ATGAGCCACACATTCAGAAGCATTTTCGATATCATCGGTCCGGTGATGGTCGGCCCCTCCAGCTCGCATACTGCAGGCGCCCTGGCGTTGGGAAAGGCGGCGGCACAACTGTTCGAGGTCAAGCCGAAAAAGGTCACAATCCATTACTATGAGTCGTTCGCGGATACCCATCTCGGGCACGGCACCGATTTTGCCGTCCTCGGCGGAATCCTCGGTTTTGCGGCGGATGATCCGATGATCCCGCAATCCCTGAAAATGGCCGAATCCCAAAAGATAGCCGTGACATTCATCGAAGAGGTCGGCGACTCTCCCGTCGGCCACCCGAACACAGCCACGATGGTGTTGGAGCGGGACAAGAAAAAAATATCCGTAACAGGCAGCTCCATCGGGGGCGGCTCGATCGTTCTGAACCAGGTCGATATCGATAACTTTTCGATGCGTTTGGATGCGCATCTGCCGCTCTATTTCATCCATCAGAACACGCTCCAATACCACCTGTTCAGCGAAGCGGAATGGCAGAATTATTTCGCATTCAAAGGCTATCCGCTGATTGATATCCGCATTTTCAGGGAAAAAGATACCGAATGGGTCGTCCTCTATCTGGATACGGTCCCCACCAAAGAAATGATCTACGAAATCAACGAGCTGCCTTTCATCGAAAAGGCGATATTGATCAGTTAA
- a CDS encoding pyrimidine-nucleoside phosphorylase, producing the protein MRMVDLIIKKQEGKALTKEEIRFIIDGYTDGSIPDYQMSAWAMSVFFQDMTDEERMELTMAMAESGDQIDLSAIAGIKVDKHSTGGVGDTTTLVLAPLVASCGVPVAKMSGRGLGHTGGTLDKLESIPGFHVEIDEATFASIVNENKVAVIGQSGNLCPADKKLYALRDVTGTVNSLPLIASSIMCKKIAAGADAIVLDVKTGAGAFMKTEEDARALAHAMVKIGNLAGRKTMAIISDMSQPLGVAVGNALEVEVAIETLKGNGPKDLEALCIELGSQMVYLGGKTADLAEARELVTENLRNGKALEKFIVFIASQGGNPAVVDDYSLMPQASFQKEVLAEESGYVTEIVADDIGVAAMLLGAGRATKESTIDLAAGLKILKKVGDPVQKGEAIVRMFANKADFGPTEKLIQEAYSIGEERKEITLIHGVITD; encoded by the coding sequence ATGAGAATGGTAGATTTAATTATCAAGAAACAAGAAGGCAAAGCATTGACGAAAGAAGAGATCCGTTTCATCATTGATGGATACACGGATGGATCAATTCCCGATTATCAGATGAGCGCATGGGCGATGTCCGTCTTTTTTCAGGACATGACCGATGAGGAACGGATGGAATTGACGATGGCCATGGCTGAATCCGGCGATCAGATCGATCTTTCCGCCATCGCGGGCATCAAGGTCGATAAACATTCAACTGGTGGTGTCGGCGACACGACTACGCTTGTTTTGGCTCCGTTGGTCGCCAGCTGTGGCGTGCCGGTAGCGAAAATGAGCGGACGTGGACTGGGACATACAGGCGGCACGCTGGATAAATTGGAATCGATCCCCGGCTTCCATGTGGAGATCGATGAAGCGACATTCGCGTCCATCGTGAATGAAAATAAAGTCGCTGTCATCGGCCAATCCGGCAATCTCTGCCCGGCGGACAAAAAATTGTATGCGCTGCGGGATGTGACCGGAACCGTGAACTCATTGCCGTTGATCGCAAGTTCGATCATGTGCAAAAAAATCGCAGCCGGTGCGGATGCGATTGTGCTCGATGTGAAAACCGGAGCCGGCGCGTTCATGAAGACGGAAGAAGATGCGCGGGCACTTGCCCACGCAATGGTCAAAATCGGCAATCTGGCCGGCCGCAAAACAATGGCGATCATTTCCGACATGAGCCAGCCTTTGGGTGTGGCGGTCGGGAACGCCTTGGAAGTTGAAGTGGCGATTGAAACATTGAAGGGCAACGGGCCGAAAGATTTGGAGGCGCTCTGCATCGAATTGGGAAGCCAGATGGTCTATCTGGGCGGAAAAACGGCTGATTTGGCTGAAGCCCGCGAATTGGTAACCGAGAACCTCCGCAACGGCAAAGCGTTGGAGAAATTCATAGTTTTCATTGCTTCCCAAGGCGGGAACCCCGCAGTCGTAGATGATTATTCATTGATGCCGCAAGCCTCGTTCCAAAAAGAAGTTTTGGCTGAGGAGTCGGGGTACGTAACGGAAATCGTTGCCGATGATATCGGCGTGGCCGCGATGCTGCTGGGGGCAGGGCGCGCCACGAAAGAAAGCACGATCGATCTGGCGGCCGGATTGAAGATCCTGAAGAAAGTCGGCGATCCGGTCCAAAAGGGCGAAGCGATCGTCAGGATGTTCGCCAACAAAGCAGATTTCGGTCCGACCGAAAAGCTGATCCAGGAAGCCTATTCCATAGGTGAAGAACGAAAAGAAATCACGCTGATACACGGCGTCATCACAGACTGA
- the trpX gene encoding tryptophan ABC transporter substrate-binding protein, translated as MMMNNGMKNMLRMSSVLAIGLLAACGNTASESDSSAATTESEQEQFYIGILQLTTHPALDQITEGILDELAAAGYVDGENATIDFQNAQGDQANMKSIAESFVSHDADIMIGVATPAAQALKNASDEIPVILGAVQDPVGAGLVESLEVPGSNATGLSNRTPSNEQMALIKQFLPDATTIGVMYTTAEDNAIISGQRAEQAAADLGFEVVTKTITTTNDIAQAAESLAKEVDAIYVPNDNVIASGMATLVDAADAFGIPVFPAADTMVKDGGVATFAPSQYGMGTQIGQIAIDILKGADPATYPVQLVKENSVYINQAKVDELGLTIPEEVKADAVFVELAE; from the coding sequence ATGATGATGAATAATGGGATGAAAAACATGTTGCGAATGAGTTCGGTATTGGCGATCGGGTTATTGGCTGCTTGCGGTAATACCGCTTCGGAAAGCGACTCTTCAGCTGCGACGACGGAAAGCGAACAGGAGCAGTTTTATATCGGTATCCTGCAGCTGACGACGCATCCGGCCTTGGATCAGATCACGGAAGGCATCCTGGATGAGTTGGCGGCGGCCGGCTATGTCGACGGCGAGAATGCCACCATCGATTTCCAGAATGCGCAGGGGGATCAGGCTAACATGAAATCGATCGCCGAAAGCTTCGTCAGCCATGATGCGGACATCATGATCGGCGTCGCGACGCCAGCCGCTCAAGCGTTGAAGAATGCTTCCGATGAGATTCCGGTGATCCTTGGCGCGGTCCAGGACCCGGTCGGCGCCGGTTTGGTCGAATCCTTGGAAGTTCCCGGCAGCAATGCAACGGGGTTGTCGAACCGGACACCATCAAACGAGCAGATGGCTTTGATCAAGCAATTCCTGCCGGATGCCACAACGATCGGCGTCATGTACACGACTGCCGAAGACAATGCGATCATCTCAGGCCAACGCGCTGAGCAAGCGGCAGCGGATCTCGGATTTGAAGTTGTGACGAAAACGATCACCACCACGAACGATATCGCGCAAGCCGCTGAAAGTCTTGCCAAAGAGGTGGACGCGATCTATGTGCCGAATGACAATGTCATCGCGAGCGGAATGGCGACTTTGGTGGATGCAGCCGATGCGTTCGGTATCCCGGTTTTCCCGGCTGCCGACACGATGGTGAAGGACGGCGGCGTTGCAACCTTCGCGCCAAGCCAATACGGCATGGGCACCCAGATCGGTCAAATCGCGATCGACATCCTGAAGGGCGCAGATCCGGCGACTTATCCGGTCCAACTGGTGAAAGAGAATTCCGTCTACATCAACCAAGCCAAAGTGGACGAACTGGGCTTGACGATTCCGGAAGAAGTCAAAGCCGATGCGGTGTTTGTGGAATTGGCTGAATAA